The following are from one region of the Mangifera indica cultivar Alphonso chromosome 14, CATAS_Mindica_2.1, whole genome shotgun sequence genome:
- the LOC123195605 gene encoding uncharacterized protein LOC123195605, whose product MWSSTVQSNLVSFLHRITPNPTSRSLPQSCIHEINSQWQPLNKNIVEYFTLGDLWNCYDEWSAYGAGAPVVLDGGENVMQYYIPYLSAIQIYTNKPVATSRNLREDNEVVEFESDSWSDDNGSEKLSSSLSNDSSRTWDAISEDSSFDQDGSWPMNCKLGYLCFQYFEMNPPYWRVPLRDKITELAQNHLGLMTLRSVDLSPASWMAVAWYPIYHIPSKKNEKDLSTCFLSYHTLSSSFQDSAVEHDDSAGNANFELGENANGKPKGEVSRRISLTPFGLASYKMQGDIWVNPYSHDQERLIDLHRAADSWLKQLNVCHHDFSFFTCNSHL is encoded by the exons ATGTGGTCCTCCACTGTTCAGTCTAATCTCGTGAGTTTCCTCCACCGTATAACGCCCAATCCTACTTCGCGATCTCTCCCTCAG AGCTGTATCCATGAAATAAACAGCCAATGGCAACCACTTAATAAGAACATTGTTGAATATTTCACATTGGGGGATCTCTGGAATTGCTATGATGAATGGAGTGCATATGGTGCTGGCGCACCAGTTGTGTTAGATGGTGGTGAGAATGTTATGCAATACTACATTCCTTACCTATCCGCCATTCAGATCTACACTAATAAGCCTGTTGCCACTTCCAG GAATCTGAGAGAGGATAATGAAGTTGTAGAATTTGAAAGTGACTCTTGGAGTGATGATAACGGGAGTGAGAAGCTATCAAGTTCTCTCAGCAATGACTCCAGCAGGACTTGGGATGCCATTTCAGAGGATTCAAGCTTCGACCAGGATGGCTCGTGGCCAATGAACTGTAAGCTTGGGTACCTTTGCTTCCAGTACTTTGAGATGAACCCTCCTTACTGGAGGGTTCCACTTAGGGATAAG ATAACTGAATTAGCTCAGAATCATCTGGGGCTAATGACTCTCAGAAGTGTGGATCTCTCACCAGCAAGCTGGATGGCAGTTGCTTG GTATCCTATTTATCATATTCCatcaaagaaaaatgagaaggaCTTGTCAACGTGCTTCCTCTCTTATCATACACTATCCTCATCTTTTCAag ATAGTGCAGTTGAGCATGATGACAGCGCAGGCAATGCAAACTTTGAATTGGGAGAAAACGCCAATGGTAAACCAAAGGGCGAAGTCAGCAGAAGGATTTCCCTTACTCCCTTTGGGCTAGCTTCTTATAAAATGCAAGGAGATATCTGGGTAAACCCATATTCACATGACCAAGAAAGGCTAATCGATCTTCATAGAGCCGCAGATTCCTGGTTGAAGCAGCTTAATGTCTGCCATCACGACTTCAGCTTTTTCACTTGCAACTCTCATTTGTAA